From the Microbacterium thalassium genome, one window contains:
- a CDS encoding hemolysin family protein — protein MTAALLLTVAAVLLAFGALMVALDAALSVTSRADLIDMGSSGRNARSLNRIAHDPDAHTNAVSFIRVLAETTAAVLVTVAFTLIFDSIWWAMFAAALIMTAVSYVVVGVSPRNVGRQHARGLLRAGAPVVRGARILLGPLAHGLAAVGTTLTPGVSRGGAFASEEQLLSIIDDAAENELIEEDDRELIHSVFDFTDAFVREVMVPRTDMVTVDATATTRDAMAIFLEKGVSRMPIVDADADDVVGLLYLKDLVQFGFQDEAGWRDKPILRIARSAVFVPESMKAETLLQQMKRDAVHVCMVIDEYGAVSGLVTLEDLIEEIVGEIVDEYDPRGDEVVELGDGRFRVSARMSLDEVGDLFDLELEDEDVDSVGGLLGKALGRVPQPGATGELSGLIMTGGASRGRGRLATVIVERAPTVEDGDAEAGAGPDAAVTRPRTAEIRVVKNGKSKSKAKQKGGMP, from the coding sequence ATGACCGCAGCTCTCCTGCTCACCGTCGCAGCCGTCCTCCTCGCCTTCGGTGCGCTCATGGTCGCCCTGGACGCCGCGCTCTCGGTGACCTCGCGCGCCGACCTGATCGACATGGGATCGTCGGGCCGCAACGCGCGCAGCCTGAATCGGATCGCGCACGATCCCGATGCGCACACCAACGCCGTCTCCTTCATCCGCGTGCTCGCCGAGACCACGGCGGCCGTGCTCGTCACCGTCGCGTTCACCCTGATCTTCGACAGCATCTGGTGGGCGATGTTCGCCGCGGCGCTGATCATGACCGCCGTCTCGTACGTCGTGGTCGGGGTCAGCCCGCGCAATGTCGGGCGCCAGCACGCGCGCGGACTGCTGCGCGCCGGCGCTCCGGTCGTGCGCGGTGCGCGCATCCTGCTCGGTCCCCTCGCCCACGGCCTGGCCGCCGTGGGCACCACGCTCACACCCGGCGTCTCGCGGGGCGGCGCGTTCGCCTCGGAGGAGCAGCTGCTCAGCATCATCGACGACGCCGCCGAGAACGAGCTGATCGAAGAGGACGACCGCGAGCTCATCCACTCGGTGTTCGACTTCACCGACGCATTCGTGCGCGAGGTGATGGTGCCCCGCACCGACATGGTCACCGTCGATGCGACGGCGACCACGCGCGACGCGATGGCGATCTTCCTCGAGAAGGGCGTCTCGCGCATGCCGATCGTGGACGCCGACGCCGACGACGTCGTGGGACTGCTCTACCTGAAGGACCTCGTGCAGTTCGGGTTCCAGGACGAAGCGGGGTGGCGCGACAAGCCGATCCTGCGGATCGCGCGCTCGGCGGTGTTCGTGCCCGAGTCGATGAAGGCCGAGACGCTGCTGCAGCAGATGAAGCGCGACGCGGTGCACGTGTGCATGGTGATCGACGAGTACGGCGCGGTGTCGGGCCTGGTCACCCTCGAGGACCTCATCGAGGAGATCGTCGGCGAGATCGTCGACGAGTACGATCCCCGCGGCGACGAGGTGGTCGAGCTCGGCGACGGCCGCTTCCGCGTCAGCGCGCGCATGAGCCTGGACGAGGTCGGCGACCTGTTCGATCTCGAGCTCGAGGACGAGGACGTCGACTCGGTCGGCGGTCTCCTCGGCAAGGCGCTCGGCCGCGTCCCGCAGCCGGGCGCGACCGGCGAGCTGTCGGGGCTGATCATGACCGGGGGCGCATCGCGCGGCCGCGGGCGCCTGGCCACGGTGATCGTCGAGCGCGCGCCCACGGTCGAGGACGGCGATGCGGAGGCCGGTGCCGGGCCGGATGCCGCCGTGACGCGCCCGCGCACGGCCGAGATCCGCGTCGTGAAGAACGGCAAGAGCAAGAGCAAGGCCAAGCAGAAGGGCGGCATGCCGTGA
- the ybeY gene encoding rRNA maturation RNase YbeY, producing the protein MTIEISNESGVPVDEAALLRLTEHNLAELHVSPDADVAILAVDEGAMEALHVQWMDEPGPTDVLSFPMDELRPGTEDQPTPPGLLGDIVLCPQVAETQAVAAKHSTMDELIMLTTHGLLHLLGFDHAEPEEEREMFALQRDLIVSFMMAERRRGRS; encoded by the coding sequence ATGACCATCGAGATCAGCAACGAGTCCGGGGTGCCGGTCGACGAGGCGGCCCTGCTGCGGCTGACGGAGCACAACCTGGCGGAGCTGCACGTCAGCCCCGACGCGGACGTCGCGATCCTCGCGGTCGACGAAGGCGCCATGGAGGCGCTCCACGTGCAGTGGATGGACGAGCCGGGCCCGACGGACGTTCTCAGCTTCCCGATGGACGAGCTGCGTCCCGGAACCGAGGACCAGCCCACACCGCCCGGGCTCCTGGGCGACATCGTGCTGTGCCCGCAGGTCGCCGAGACCCAGGCGGTCGCCGCGAAGCACTCCACGATGGACGAGCTGATCATGCTCACCACGCACGGGCTGCTGCACCTGCTCGGCTTCGACCACGCCGAGCCCGAGGAGGAGCGCGAGATGTTCGCCCTGCAGCGCGACCTCATCGTGTCGTTCATGATGGCCGAGAGGCGGCGCGGCCGTTCATGA
- a CDS encoding PhoH family protein — protein MVQLLGPQDRLLRVIEREHPDVDVHVRGNEITLTGEQDAVRAARDLVDELLAMTRSGHGLEPTDVASSSRILRTEGGPRPSEVLGEAILSSRGKVIRPKTLGQKGYVDAIDESTVVFGIGPAGTGKTYLAMAKAVQALQRKEVSRIILTRPAVEAGERLGFLPGTLTDKIDPYLRPLYDALNEMMDPELVPKLIATGTIEVAPLAYMRGRTLNDSFVVLDEAQNTTPEQMKMFLTRLGFGTRMVVTGDITQVDLPQGASGLRLVTRVLSDIDDIHFAYLTSDDVVRHTLVGRIVDAYSEYDERRLAARRERDEATEFANRAERRGHSRPGGPRDHLPKRGRS, from the coding sequence ATGGTCCAGCTGCTCGGGCCGCAGGACCGGCTGCTCCGCGTCATCGAGCGCGAGCACCCCGATGTCGACGTCCACGTGCGCGGCAACGAGATCACGCTGACCGGCGAGCAGGACGCCGTGCGCGCCGCACGGGACCTCGTCGACGAGCTGCTCGCGATGACCCGCTCGGGCCACGGCCTCGAGCCGACGGACGTCGCCAGCTCCAGCCGCATCCTGCGCACCGAAGGGGGTCCGCGGCCGTCCGAGGTGCTCGGCGAGGCGATCCTCTCGTCGCGCGGCAAGGTCATCCGTCCCAAGACCCTGGGCCAGAAGGGCTACGTCGACGCCATCGACGAGAGCACGGTCGTCTTCGGCATCGGCCCCGCCGGCACCGGCAAGACCTACCTCGCGATGGCGAAGGCCGTTCAGGCGCTGCAGCGCAAAGAGGTCAGCCGCATCATCCTGACCCGTCCCGCGGTCGAGGCGGGGGAGCGGCTCGGATTCCTCCCCGGAACCCTCACCGACAAGATCGACCCGTATCTGCGTCCGCTCTACGACGCCCTCAACGAGATGATGGACCCCGAGCTCGTGCCCAAGCTCATCGCCACGGGCACGATCGAGGTCGCGCCGCTGGCGTACATGCGCGGACGCACGCTCAACGACTCGTTCGTCGTGCTCGACGAGGCGCAGAACACCACGCCGGAGCAGATGAAGATGTTCCTGACCCGGCTCGGCTTCGGCACGCGCATGGTGGTCACCGGCGACATCACGCAGGTCGACCTGCCGCAGGGTGCGTCGGGCCTCCGCCTGGTCACCCGCGTGCTCAGCGACATCGACGACATCCACTTCGCATACCTGACCAGCGACGACGTCGTGCGCCACACGCTGGTGGGACGCATCGTCGACGCCTACAGCGAATACGATGAGCGGCGACTCGCCGCGCGCCGCGAGCGCGACGAGGCGACCGAGTTCGCGAACCGCGCCGAGCGCCGCGGGCACTCCCGGCCGGGCGGACCCCGCGACCACCTTCCGAAGCGAGGACGCTCATGA
- a CDS encoding HIT domain-containing protein: protein MSEPSIFTRILRGEIPSEIIAQTDNVFAIRDIAPKAPVHLLVIPKTQEYRDVVELAAGDPALLTEMIGLANSLAADHADGDFRLIFNTGPNAGQTVFHVHAHVLAGSLEENSLGD from the coding sequence ATGAGCGAGCCTTCGATCTTCACGCGCATCCTGAGGGGCGAGATCCCTTCCGAGATCATCGCGCAGACCGACAACGTGTTCGCGATCCGCGACATCGCGCCGAAGGCTCCGGTGCATCTGCTGGTGATCCCGAAGACGCAGGAGTACCGCGACGTCGTCGAGCTCGCCGCCGGCGACCCGGCGCTGCTGACGGAGATGATCGGCCTGGCGAACTCGCTCGCCGCCGACCACGCCGACGGCGACTTCCGTCTCATCTTCAACACCGGTCCGAACGCGGGGCAGACGGTGTTCCACGTCCACGCCCACGTGCTGGCCGGATCCCTCGAGGAGAATTCACTCGGTGACTGA
- a CDS encoding 16S rRNA (uracil(1498)-N(3))-methyltransferase — MALHFLADEAATARPGDTLVLTGAEAHHAATVRRVRPGEQVTVGDGRGTWLTGVCASAAPREVIVEVTARRDEPAPQTRLVLVQALAKGDRDELAIQAATELGVDGIVPWQAARSVSRWDGPKRDKGLARWRMIAREAAKQAHRAWLPEVEPVVGTADLVRRAASTRVLVLEPTAADALTGIEQTDDAECLLVVGPEGGIAAEELASLTAAGARAVRLGDTVLRTSTAGPAAVAVMSARLGRW, encoded by the coding sequence ATGGCCCTGCACTTCCTCGCCGACGAGGCGGCGACCGCTCGCCCCGGCGACACGCTGGTCCTCACGGGCGCGGAGGCGCACCACGCCGCCACGGTCCGGCGCGTCCGGCCGGGCGAGCAGGTGACCGTCGGCGACGGCCGCGGGACGTGGCTGACGGGGGTGTGCGCCTCGGCGGCGCCGCGCGAGGTGATCGTCGAGGTCACGGCCCGGCGCGACGAGCCGGCGCCGCAGACCCGGCTGGTGCTCGTGCAGGCGCTGGCCAAGGGCGATCGCGACGAGCTCGCGATCCAGGCGGCGACCGAACTCGGCGTCGACGGCATCGTGCCGTGGCAGGCGGCACGGAGCGTGTCGCGGTGGGACGGGCCCAAGCGCGACAAGGGACTCGCCCGCTGGCGGATGATCGCGCGGGAGGCTGCGAAGCAGGCTCATCGCGCGTGGCTGCCCGAGGTCGAACCGGTCGTCGGCACGGCCGACCTGGTGCGCCGCGCCGCCTCGACGCGCGTCCTCGTGCTCGAGCCCACCGCCGCGGACGCGCTCACCGGGATCGAGCAGACCGACGATGCCGAATGCCTGCTCGTGGTGGGCCCCGAGGGCGGCATCGCCGCCGAGGAGCTCGCGTCGCTGACCGCCGCCGGCGCGCGCGCCGTGCGCCTCGGGGACACGGTGCTGCGCACCTCGACCGCGGGCCCCGCGGCCGTCGCGGTGATGAGCGCCCGCCTCGGACGCTGGTGA
- the dnaJ gene encoding molecular chaperone DnaJ: MADHYEVLGVSRDASPDEIKKAYRRLARQLHPDVNPGEDAAERFKLVTHAYDVLSDPDQRARYDMGGDSPFGGGAAGFGGFSDIFETFFGAAAGGAGGRGGRPRSRRDRGQDALVRVTLDLGDVVFGVHRDIEVDTAVVCETCEGSCCQPGTSPVTCDICHGTGHVQRQVRSLLGNVVTSQPCGVCQGYGTTIPYPCATCQGQGRVRARRTVSLDIPAGVESGLRLQLPGSGEVGPAGGPNGDLYVEITVSPHDVFSRDGDDLLATLEVSMPDAILGTTTTIESLDGPVDLEVRPGVQSGDVLTIKGRGITPLRSTQRGDLRVGVHVVTPTRLDAKERALIEDFARRTKAPAPRLGEFQQGLFAKLRDRFRHS; the protein is encoded by the coding sequence GTGGCTGACCACTACGAAGTGCTCGGGGTCTCGCGCGATGCGAGCCCGGACGAGATCAAGAAGGCGTACCGGCGACTCGCGCGCCAGCTGCATCCGGACGTGAATCCCGGTGAGGACGCGGCCGAGCGGTTCAAGCTCGTGACCCACGCCTACGACGTCCTCAGCGACCCCGATCAGCGCGCCCGCTACGACATGGGCGGCGACTCGCCGTTCGGCGGGGGCGCCGCGGGCTTCGGCGGCTTCAGCGACATCTTCGAGACGTTCTTCGGGGCCGCGGCCGGTGGTGCCGGCGGCCGCGGGGGTCGTCCCCGGTCCCGCCGCGACCGCGGGCAGGACGCACTCGTGCGCGTCACGCTCGACCTCGGCGACGTCGTCTTCGGCGTGCACCGCGACATCGAGGTCGACACCGCGGTGGTGTGCGAGACCTGCGAGGGATCGTGCTGCCAGCCCGGCACGTCGCCGGTCACGTGCGACATCTGCCACGGCACGGGGCACGTGCAGCGTCAGGTGCGCAGCCTCCTCGGCAACGTCGTGACGTCGCAGCCCTGCGGCGTGTGCCAGGGGTACGGCACGACGATCCCGTACCCGTGCGCGACGTGTCAGGGCCAGGGCCGTGTGCGCGCCCGCCGGACGGTGTCGCTGGACATCCCCGCCGGCGTCGAGAGCGGCCTGCGCCTGCAGCTGCCCGGTTCGGGCGAGGTGGGACCGGCGGGCGGGCCCAACGGCGACCTCTACGTCGAGATCACGGTCTCTCCCCACGACGTGTTCAGCCGCGACGGCGACGATCTGCTGGCGACGCTGGAGGTCTCGATGCCCGACGCGATCCTGGGCACCACGACCACCATCGAATCGCTCGACGGCCCCGTCGACCTCGAGGTGCGCCCCGGCGTCCAGTCCGGCGACGTGCTGACGATCAAGGGCCGCGGCATCACACCGCTGCGGTCGACGCAGCGCGGCGACCTGCGTGTGGGCGTGCACGTGGTGACGCCCACGCGCCTGGACGCGAAGGAGCGCGCCCTCATCGAGGACTTCGCCCGGCGCACGAAGGCGCCCGCTCCGCGTCTCGGCGAGTTCCAGCAGGGGCTGTTCGCGAAGCTCCGCGACCGGTTCCGCCACAGCTGA
- the hrcA gene encoding heat-inducible transcriptional repressor HrcA codes for MVSERGLQVLRAIVQDYVDTREPVGSKSIVDRHAFGVSAATIRNDMALLEEEELIEAPHTSSGRVPTDKGYRVFVDHLAEIRPLSTAQRQAIASFLEAPGDLDDTLVRTVRVLSQLTGQVALVQYPSFARATVTHVELVQLGGGRMLVIVVTDTGRVSQRLALVGDEFDETELGRIRAELGTLLVGRAVRDGLARISDHLSADSRVPAPLEEATAAVLRVVAEELDEFRQDRLVMAGSANLARREADFRGSISPLLEAIEEQVTLLRLMGEMVADEQGLAASIGRENEAFGLTEASVLASDYDSTVARARIGVLGPTRMDYPTNLASVRAVARYLSRLLEEDEAAR; via the coding sequence ATGGTCAGCGAACGGGGACTCCAGGTGCTGCGGGCGATCGTCCAGGACTACGTGGACACCCGCGAGCCGGTCGGCAGCAAGTCGATCGTCGACCGCCACGCGTTCGGCGTGTCCGCGGCCACGATCCGCAACGACATGGCTCTGCTCGAGGAGGAGGAGCTCATCGAGGCTCCCCACACCTCGTCGGGCCGCGTGCCCACCGACAAGGGCTACCGCGTGTTCGTGGACCACCTCGCCGAGATCCGGCCCCTGAGCACCGCCCAGCGGCAGGCGATCGCATCGTTCCTCGAGGCGCCCGGCGATCTGGACGACACCCTGGTGCGGACGGTGCGCGTGCTCTCGCAGCTGACCGGGCAGGTCGCGCTGGTGCAGTACCCGTCGTTCGCGCGGGCGACGGTGACGCATGTCGAGCTGGTTCAGCTGGGCGGCGGCCGCATGCTCGTGATCGTCGTCACCGACACCGGCCGCGTCTCGCAGCGCCTGGCGCTCGTGGGAGACGAGTTCGACGAGACCGAGCTCGGCCGCATCCGCGCCGAGCTCGGCACCCTGCTGGTCGGGCGCGCGGTCCGCGACGGGCTGGCGCGCATCTCCGACCACCTGTCGGCGGATTCCCGCGTGCCGGCCCCGCTCGAGGAGGCGACGGCGGCGGTGCTGCGCGTCGTCGCCGAGGAGCTGGACGAGTTCCGGCAGGACCGGCTGGTGATGGCCGGCAGCGCCAACCTCGCCCGCCGCGAAGCGGACTTCCGGGGCAGCATCTCGCCGCTCCTGGAGGCGATCGAGGAGCAGGTCACCCTGCTGCGGCTGATGGGCGAGATGGTCGCCGACGAGCAGGGGCTGGCGGCCAGCATCGGACGCGAGAACGAGGCGTTCGGCCTGACCGAGGCGTCGGTGCTCGCCAGCGACTACGACTCGACGGTGGCGCGGGCCCGCATCGGCGTGCTCGGCCCCACACGGATGGACTATCCGACCAACCTCGCCTCGGTGCGCGCGGTGGCGCGCTACCTGAGCCGGTTGCTCGAAGAGGATGAGGCCGCCCGCTGA
- the hemW gene encoding radical SAM family heme chaperone HemW: MGSALPLGEPAPADGSLPAGTRIDPAASFGVYLHVPFCRVRCGYCDFNTYTSSELRGARQEDYASEVLREIALARTVLGDAGPIRPAATVFFGGGTPTLLPPGDLARMLDGVRDAFGIEPDAEITVEANPDTVTDEVARILADAGVTRMSIGMQSAVPHVLRALDRTHRPESIGTAVGAARRAGLAVSLDLIYGAPGESLEDWRSSLAGALEHAPDHVSAYALIIEEGTSLARRIRRGEVTAPDDDLQADMYELADALLGDAGYGWYEVSNWARTPQARSRHNLAYWRGGDWWGFGPGAHSHVAGVRFWNVKHPAAYAARLASGQSPAAGRERPDADARLLERVLLGTRIREGFAIDDLPEASRRGVAGLIADGLIDGAAAVGGRIVPTLRGRLLADVIARTLTE; encoded by the coding sequence GTGGGCTCGGCACTCCCGCTCGGCGAGCCGGCGCCCGCGGACGGCTCGCTGCCCGCCGGGACCCGCATCGACCCGGCGGCGTCCTTCGGCGTGTACCTGCACGTCCCGTTCTGCCGCGTGCGGTGCGGCTACTGCGATTTCAACACGTACACCTCCAGCGAGCTGCGCGGCGCCCGGCAGGAGGACTACGCCTCCGAGGTGCTGCGCGAGATCGCTCTGGCGCGCACCGTCCTCGGCGATGCGGGCCCGATCCGCCCGGCGGCGACGGTGTTCTTCGGCGGAGGCACGCCGACCCTGCTCCCGCCCGGCGATCTGGCGCGCATGCTCGACGGCGTCCGGGACGCCTTCGGGATCGAGCCGGATGCCGAGATCACGGTGGAGGCCAATCCCGACACGGTGACCGACGAGGTGGCCCGGATCCTCGCCGACGCCGGCGTGACGCGGATGTCGATCGGCATGCAGTCGGCCGTGCCGCACGTGCTGCGGGCCCTCGATCGCACCCACCGCCCGGAGTCCATCGGCACCGCGGTCGGCGCGGCGCGCCGTGCCGGGCTGGCCGTGAGCCTCGACCTCATCTACGGGGCGCCGGGGGAGTCGCTGGAGGACTGGCGGAGCTCTCTCGCGGGTGCGCTGGAGCACGCGCCCGACCATGTCTCCGCGTACGCGCTCATCATCGAGGAGGGCACGAGTCTGGCGCGGCGCATCCGGCGCGGAGAGGTGACGGCGCCCGACGACGACCTGCAGGCCGACATGTACGAACTGGCCGATGCGCTGCTCGGCGACGCCGGCTACGGGTGGTACGAGGTCTCGAACTGGGCTCGCACCCCGCAGGCGCGCTCTCGCCACAACCTCGCGTACTGGCGGGGCGGGGACTGGTGGGGCTTCGGCCCGGGCGCCCACAGCCACGTCGCCGGGGTCCGGTTCTGGAACGTCAAGCATCCCGCCGCGTACGCCGCGCGGCTCGCGAGCGGCCAGTCGCCCGCGGCCGGCCGAGAGCGTCCCGACGCGGACGCCCGCCTGCTCGAGCGGGTCCTGCTGGGCACGCGCATCCGCGAGGGCTTCGCGATCGACGACCTGCCCGAGGCCTCCCGCCGCGGCGTCGCCGGTCTCATCGCCGACGGGCTGATCGACGGTGCGGCCGCGGTGGGCGGGAGGATCGTGCCGACGCTGCGCGGCAGGCTGCTCGCGGACGTGATCGCGCGCACGCTCACGGAGTGA
- a CDS encoding DUF1990 family protein — protein sequence MRRGTFKDETVDYAAVGATQAPDLMQYPPERSIPAQESWRIGSGEARFHTASESLLSWGAQRGAGLTIRDVRPASGPMYSGVSFDADGTPIAPSRSDADLRYDENGTPYVGAGATVSLEGRVRGHRADADLRVIFAIEEPRRVGFALGTVSGSVVSGEESFMLEWYDNDEVWFTVRAFDAPTGLFYRLLPGLVRRRRRELFTGYLRAISPLYATPS from the coding sequence ATGCGTCGCGGGACCTTCAAGGACGAGACGGTCGACTACGCCGCCGTCGGGGCGACCCAGGCGCCCGACCTGATGCAGTATCCCCCCGAGCGCAGCATCCCCGCGCAGGAGTCCTGGCGCATCGGAAGCGGCGAGGCCCGCTTCCACACCGCCTCCGAATCGCTGCTGTCGTGGGGCGCCCAGCGCGGCGCGGGCCTGACGATCCGGGACGTGCGCCCGGCCTCCGGCCCGATGTACTCGGGCGTGAGCTTCGACGCGGACGGCACGCCCATCGCGCCCAGCCGCAGCGATGCCGACCTGCGCTACGACGAGAACGGTACGCCTTACGTCGGCGCGGGCGCCACGGTCTCGCTCGAGGGGCGCGTGCGCGGTCATCGGGCGGATGCCGACCTCCGGGTGATCTTCGCGATCGAGGAGCCCCGCCGCGTCGGGTTCGCCCTCGGCACCGTCTCGGGCTCGGTCGTCAGCGGCGAGGAGTCCTTCATGCTCGAGTGGTACGACAACGACGAGGTTTGGTTCACGGTGCGGGCCTTCGACGCGCCGACGGGGCTGTTCTACCGGCTGCTGCCGGGCCTGGTCCGCCGCCGCCGTCGCGAGCTGTTCACCGGATACCTCCGGGCGATCTCGCCGCTGTACGCGACCCCCTCCTGA
- the lepA gene encoding translation elongation factor 4, with the protein MSPRALTSLEPAATPPERIRNFCIIAHIDHGKSTLADRMLQITGVVSDRDMRAQYLDRMDIERERGITIKSQAVRMPWATDEGTFALNMIDTPGHVDFTYEVSRSLAACEGAILLVDAAQGIEAQTLANLYLALENDLQIIPVLNKIDLPAADPEKYAAELANLIGGSPDDVLRVSGKTGLGVEELLDRLVRDIPAPTGDADAPARAMIFDSVYDSYRGVVTYVRMVDGKLEPRERIQMMSTRATHDLLEIGVSSPEPIPTKGLGVGEVGYLITGVKDVRQSKVGDTVTNARKPAGAPLAGYTDPKPMVFSGIYPIDGSDYADLREALDKLKLSDASLQYEPETSVALGFGFRCGFLGLLHLEIVTERLSREFDLDLITTAPSVTYEVTTDTGDSVTVTNPSEYPDGRVAEVSEPVVKVGVLLPKDYVGTVMELCQSRRGSLLGMDYLSEERVELRYNMPLGEIVFDFFDQLKSKTQGYASLDYEPAGSQTADLVKVDILLQGEKVDAFSSIVHRDKAYSYGTMMAERLRKLIPRQQFEVPIQAAIGARIIARENIRAIRKDVLAKCYGGDITRKRKLLEKQKEGKKRMKMVGRVEVPQEAFIAALSGDVEGKDKK; encoded by the coding sequence ATGTCACCGCGCGCCCTCACCTCGCTCGAGCCCGCAGCCACGCCCCCCGAGCGCATCCGCAACTTCTGCATCATCGCCCACATCGACCACGGCAAATCGACCCTGGCCGACCGCATGCTGCAGATCACCGGCGTGGTCTCCGACCGCGACATGCGCGCGCAGTACCTCGACCGCATGGACATCGAGCGCGAGCGCGGCATCACGATCAAGTCGCAGGCGGTGCGCATGCCGTGGGCGACCGACGAGGGCACGTTCGCGCTGAACATGATCGACACTCCCGGCCACGTCGACTTCACCTACGAGGTGAGCCGGTCGCTGGCGGCGTGCGAGGGCGCGATCCTGCTCGTCGACGCCGCGCAGGGGATCGAGGCGCAGACGCTCGCGAACCTGTACCTCGCGCTCGAGAACGACCTGCAGATCATCCCCGTCCTCAACAAGATCGACCTGCCGGCCGCGGACCCCGAGAAGTACGCCGCCGAGCTGGCCAACCTCATCGGCGGCTCGCCGGACGACGTGCTGCGCGTCAGCGGCAAGACCGGCCTCGGCGTCGAGGAGCTGCTCGACCGTCTGGTGCGCGACATCCCGGCGCCCACCGGCGACGCCGACGCTCCCGCCCGCGCGATGATCTTCGACTCCGTCTACGACTCGTACCGCGGCGTGGTGACCTACGTCCGCATGGTCGACGGCAAGCTCGAGCCGCGCGAGCGCATCCAGATGATGTCGACCAGGGCGACGCACGATCTGCTCGAGATCGGCGTCTCGAGCCCCGAGCCGATCCCCACCAAGGGCCTCGGCGTCGGCGAGGTCGGCTACCTGATCACCGGCGTGAAGGACGTTCGCCAGTCCAAGGTCGGCGACACGGTGACCAACGCCCGCAAGCCCGCCGGGGCGCCGCTGGCCGGCTACACCGATCCGAAGCCCATGGTGTTCTCGGGCATCTACCCGATCGACGGCAGCGACTACGCGGATCTGCGCGAGGCACTGGACAAGCTCAAGCTCTCGGATGCGTCGCTGCAGTACGAGCCCGAGACCTCGGTAGCCCTCGGCTTCGGCTTCCGCTGCGGGTTCCTGGGGCTGCTGCACCTCGAGATCGTCACCGAACGGCTCTCGCGGGAGTTCGATCTCGACCTGATCACCACGGCGCCGTCGGTCACCTACGAGGTCACCACAGACACCGGTGATTCGGTGACCGTGACCAACCCGAGCGAGTACCCCGACGGTCGCGTCGCCGAGGTCTCGGAGCCCGTCGTCAAGGTCGGGGTCCTCCTGCCCAAGGACTACGTCGGCACGGTCATGGAGCTCTGCCAGTCGCGCCGCGGATCCCTGCTGGGCATGGACTACCTGTCCGAGGAGCGCGTCGAGCTGCGCTACAACATGCCGCTCGGCGAGATCGTGTTCGACTTCTTCGACCAGCTGAAGTCGAAGACGCAGGGCTACGCGAGCCTGGACTACGAGCCGGCCGGCTCGCAGACGGCCGACCTGGTGAAGGTCGACATCCTGCTCCAGGGCGAGAAGGTGGACGCCTTCAGCTCGATCGTCCACCGCGACAAGGCGTACTCGTACGGCACGATGATGGCCGAGCGGCTCCGCAAGCTGATTCCCCGTCAGCAGTTCGAGGTCCCGATCCAGGCGGCGATCGGCGCGCGCATCATCGCCCGCGAGAACATCCGCGCGATCCGCAAGGACGTGCTCGCCAAGTGCTACGGCGGTGACATCACGCGAAAGCGCAAGCTGCTCGAGAAGCAGAAGGAGGGCAAGAAGCGCATGAAGATGGTCGGCCGCGTCGAGGTGCCCCAGGAGGCGTTCATCGCCGCGCTGTCGGGCGACGTCGAAGGCAAGGACAAGAAGTAG
- a CDS encoding glycosyltransferase family 2 protein — MPSRELVSVLVPAYDHGAYVGECIAALAAQTHERLELLIADDASTDDTVQRVEEAIAVHAGRFERVRFERHETNRGTAATLNGLLGHATGRYLFLNASDDRAAPHAISRLVSVLEQNPRAALAVGDSILIDEAGRRVYWAAGRATVDDPDAALYLTWVEHLRAMHRPGVFEPRLFGRAGTLHRVNYIPNGKLMRRDAVLAAGGWTPGTLEDWDLNFRLALRHRMVYVDDVLFAYRWHAGNTVRDHERMARLQAGTVSAIRRRLRDPRVWVRSLDGRDAGSRLRHWRGLLSRHR, encoded by the coding sequence GTGCCGTCGCGTGAACTCGTCTCCGTGCTCGTGCCGGCGTACGACCACGGCGCGTACGTGGGGGAGTGCATCGCGGCGCTGGCGGCGCAGACGCACGAGCGCCTCGAGCTGCTGATCGCCGACGACGCCTCCACGGACGACACCGTCCAGCGCGTCGAGGAGGCGATCGCCGTGCACGCCGGCCGCTTCGAGCGCGTGCGGTTCGAGCGCCACGAGACCAATCGCGGCACCGCCGCCACGCTGAACGGCCTGCTCGGGCACGCGACCGGGCGATACCTGTTCCTCAACGCCTCCGACGACCGCGCAGCGCCACACGCGATCTCCCGGCTCGTGTCCGTGCTGGAGCAGAACCCGCGCGCAGCGCTCGCGGTGGGCGACAGCATCCTCATCGACGAGGCCGGCCGGCGCGTGTACTGGGCGGCGGGACGCGCGACGGTGGACGATCCCGACGCGGCCCTGTACCTGACCTGGGTGGAGCACCTGCGCGCCATGCATCGGCCGGGGGTGTTCGAGCCGCGCCTGTTCGGCCGTGCGGGCACGCTGCACCGCGTCAACTACATCCCGAACGGCAAGCTGATGCGCCGCGACGCGGTCCTGGCCGCGGGCGGGTGGACGCCGGGCACGCTCGAGGACTGGGACCTGAACTTCCGGCTCGCGCTCCGGCACCGCATGGTCTACGTCGACGACGTGCTGTTCGCCTACCGCTGGCATGCGGGCAACACCGTGCGGGATCACGAGCGGATGGCGCGGCTGCAGGCGGGCACCGTGTCCGCCATCCGGCGCCGGCTGCGCGACCCGCGTGTCTGGGTGAGGTCGCTGGACGGCCGCGATGCGGGGTCGCGCCTCCGGCACTGGAGGGGGCTGCTCAGCCGGCACCGGTAG